From the Gemmatimonadaceae bacterium genome, one window contains:
- a CDS encoding plastocyanin/azurin family copper-binding protein, protein MRKTMFMITVTLLAACSSGNAIAPGSEKRPLPPPPGTPNSVVVTNNAFAPNALSTSAGSRVTWTWDSCRGGDAYGSGQQCAEHDVAFDDGITSGVLSNGNYVRTFTSPGTYPYHCRIHGTSMSGRVVVN, encoded by the coding sequence ATGCGGAAAACAATGTTCATGATCACAGTTACTCTCCTTGCCGCGTGTAGTAGCGGGAATGCGATCGCGCCCGGTTCGGAGAAGAGGCCATTGCCCCCGCCCCCGGGTACGCCGAACTCAGTCGTCGTCACCAACAACGCTTTCGCTCCGAATGCGCTGTCGACGTCGGCGGGATCGCGGGTGACCTGGACGTGGGACTCGTGCCGCGGGGGCGATGCCTATGGCAGCGGCCAGCAGTGCGCCGAGCACGACGTGGCTTTTGATGACGGCATTACGTCAGGCGTTTTGTCGAACGGTAATTACGTGCGGACTTTTACGTCGCCCGGCACGTATCCCTACCACTGCCGGATCCACGGCACGTCCATGTCCGGCAGGGTCGTCGTAAACTAG
- a CDS encoding HMA2 domain-containing protein: protein MSAEAFEAAAHVVHRSSGRIRIRLARLSGEEHTYLEARLRREPGIRDVRINALTGNLLVQFDSRLTSEERVLASVAGVEVPTAHARTTAAKVSATRPADPMQSHRLVQSGTRVVGSAIGLGLLAGRRLRGATGSPVSSGTPVVVAAAVSVIEGFPALREGARRHLGSDAADVLFGVATIVSLTAAGGTLGLALSGLAATRMLAEVMSRRAAWRRYEERVDGTPPFNAGSKVRLERGERAPHDGYRWRAGRDARSSSDAGLPRPGRAGTDRLAPHRRQLDLVDAAGEDAGVGACGSRENGSRDECVTAVTVAPVVRLLDHHAIANMSNKLLTYIPVPFMFDRNA, encoded by the coding sequence CTGAGCGCGGAGGCATTCGAGGCCGCCGCCCATGTAGTTCACCGCTCGTCCGGGCGTATCCGCATTCGTCTTGCCCGTTTGTCTGGGGAAGAACACACTTACCTGGAGGCACGGCTGCGCCGCGAGCCCGGCATCCGCGATGTCCGGATCAACGCCCTAACCGGGAACCTCCTCGTGCAGTTCGACTCGAGGCTGACGAGCGAGGAGCGTGTCCTGGCGTCCGTCGCAGGCGTCGAGGTGCCGACCGCGCACGCGCGCACGACAGCTGCGAAGGTCAGCGCGACCAGGCCGGCTGATCCGATGCAGAGCCACCGGCTCGTGCAGAGCGGGACGCGGGTTGTCGGCAGCGCTATTGGCCTTGGCCTGCTGGCGGGGCGGCGGCTGCGCGGCGCAACCGGATCACCGGTATCGTCCGGAACGCCAGTTGTAGTGGCGGCCGCCGTCAGCGTTATCGAGGGGTTCCCCGCGCTGCGGGAGGGCGCTCGCCGCCATCTCGGGTCGGATGCTGCCGATGTGCTCTTCGGCGTGGCCACTATCGTCAGCCTTACCGCGGCCGGGGGCACTCTTGGACTCGCCCTCAGCGGCCTTGCGGCTACCCGCATGCTCGCTGAGGTGATGTCGCGCCGCGCCGCATGGCGCAGATACGAGGAGCGTGTCGACGGAACTCCGCCGTTTAACGCCGGGTCCAAGGTTCGACTGGAGCGGGGCGAGCGTGCGCCCCATGATGGGTACCGGTGGCGTGCTGGCCGCGATGCTCGTTCTTCCTCCGATGCGGGGCTTCCTCGGCCTGGTCGCGCCGGCACCGATCGGTTGGCTCCTCATCGGCGCCAGCTCGATCTCGTCGATGCTGCTGGCGAGGACGCTGGCGTGGGGGCGTGTGGGTCCAGAGAGAACGGTTCCCGTGATGAGTGTGTGACCGCGGTAACGGTTGCGCCTGTCGTCAGATTGCTCGATCATCATGCCATCGCGAATATGTCCAATAAATTGTTGACATACATCCCTGTGCCATTTATGTTCGACAGGAATGCCTGA
- a CDS encoding ArsR family transcriptional regulator: MAWWQKHFRNTTRGRIVALLRRKEQSVEELAAALSLTDNAVRAQLATLQADGVAAAVSVRREGAVGKPAVLYGIAKSASDSLFSNAYGPVLAVVLSELARTMTPTQIRDVLRRAGRRLAPMPRSGHSLAALEARVRDGAAFLIALGGDVQVTKTAKGFEIQGFGCPIGQAVSACPDACAAIEALLSETTGANVREHCERTGSPHCRFVIPATG; the protein is encoded by the coding sequence ATGGCGTGGTGGCAAAAACACTTCCGAAATACAACCCGCGGCAGGATTGTCGCTCTGCTCCGGCGTAAGGAACAAAGCGTAGAAGAACTCGCGGCGGCGCTCTCTCTGACCGACAACGCCGTGCGCGCCCAACTTGCTACGCTTCAGGCAGATGGCGTGGCCGCTGCTGTGAGCGTTCGCCGGGAAGGCGCCGTCGGAAAACCTGCAGTCCTCTATGGGATAGCGAAGTCTGCCTCGGATTCACTCTTTTCCAATGCGTATGGGCCGGTACTCGCAGTGGTGCTCTCAGAGCTGGCCAGAACAATGACACCGACCCAGATTCGTGACGTGTTGCGGCGAGCAGGACGCCGCCTGGCACCGATGCCCAGGTCGGGCCACTCTCTTGCGGCTCTCGAGGCTCGGGTCCGCGATGGCGCAGCGTTTCTGATTGCCCTGGGCGGAGACGTCCAAGTGACCAAAACCGCAAAAGGCTTCGAAATCCAGGGCTTCGGCTGTCCGATCGGGCAGGCCGTCTCAGCCTGCCCCGATGCCTGCGCAGCCATCGAGGCTCTATTGAGCGAAACTACAGGTGCGAATGTCCGCGAGCATTGTGAGCGGACCGGGTCGCCGCATTGCCGGTTTGTGATTCCGGCAACAGGGTAA
- a CDS encoding efflux RND transporter periplasmic adaptor subunit, with translation MTNGLSRYAAFTLLLAVVAACNRGAAAESDSTAVAPMTIGPENIAVVSNGSLSNGPAISGTLMPEREAMVRAQVGGSVLQTYVEQGQTVRAGQVLARIDGGGLQDAFLSARAGLTSARNNADIAQRDLARSQKLLAVGAIAEREIEQTRRSSVAATAALADARARLSMAQKQVGNTTVRAPISGVVSDRQASPGDVLQPGAAMFIVVDPSSMRLEASVPAENLSQVRIGTPVAFTVSGYPDRDFAGRVTRINPTADPATRQVRIFISIPNTAGTLVGGLFANGRLSSDTRTGLIAPVSAIDARSSVPAVLRIKQGKIERTPVQLGLRDEGSERIEIASGVQAGDTLLTGAAQAISPGTVVRVSAPTDEPRKESRK, from the coding sequence ATGACGAATGGATTGAGCCGGTACGCCGCGTTCACCCTTCTGCTCGCGGTCGTAGCCGCGTGTAACCGGGGAGCGGCCGCTGAATCCGACTCGACAGCCGTCGCTCCGATGACCATCGGGCCTGAAAATATCGCTGTCGTATCGAACGGGTCGTTATCCAATGGCCCGGCGATATCCGGTACCCTCATGCCCGAACGCGAGGCAATGGTGCGCGCGCAGGTCGGTGGCAGTGTCCTGCAGACCTACGTCGAGCAAGGCCAGACAGTTCGCGCCGGCCAGGTGCTCGCCCGCATCGACGGTGGAGGATTGCAGGATGCGTTTCTTTCCGCACGGGCGGGCCTCACATCGGCTCGCAACAATGCCGACATCGCTCAACGTGACCTTGCCCGAAGCCAGAAACTTCTTGCCGTGGGCGCGATCGCCGAGCGGGAGATCGAGCAGACCCGCCGGAGTTCGGTGGCGGCGACCGCCGCGCTGGCCGATGCGCGTGCCCGCCTTTCCATGGCGCAGAAGCAGGTTGGCAACACAACCGTTAGAGCGCCGATATCGGGAGTGGTCAGCGACAGACAGGCCTCGCCGGGTGATGTACTGCAGCCCGGCGCCGCGATGTTCATAGTCGTGGATCCGTCGAGCATGCGTCTCGAAGCGTCGGTTCCGGCAGAAAATCTCTCGCAAGTGCGCATCGGAACTCCGGTCGCGTTCACAGTGAGTGGCTATCCTGACCGCGACTTCGCCGGCCGTGTGACTCGAATCAACCCCACCGCAGATCCCGCGACACGCCAGGTGCGGATATTCATCTCGATTCCCAACACTGCCGGGACACTCGTCGGCGGACTCTTTGCGAACGGCCGCCTGTCGAGCGACACCCGCACCGGGCTGATTGCGCCGGTGTCGGCAATCGATGCCCGAAGCAGCGTTCCGGCAGTGCTTCGTATCAAGCAGGGAAAAATCGAGCGAACTCCGGTGCAGCTCGGCCTTCGCGACGAAGGCTCGGAACGAATCGAGATCGCGTCGGGAGTGCAGGCGGGCGACACGCTTCTCACTGGCGCCGCGCAGGCAATCTCACCCGGTACGGTCGTGAGGGTGTCGGCTCCAACAGACGAGCCGCGCAAGGAATCGAGGAAATAG
- a CDS encoding DUF4142 domain-containing protein gives MKTITLLLTTAALLSACSKGDNEAVSTDSTASVAPLATETPAASATPAAPAVTDPQIAAIVVAANDADIAGGRLAASTSKNSKVKEFAQRMITDHSGVNKAAVALVTKLNVKPEESEVSRQQTDKGAQVRESLKGKTGADFDRAYIASEITYHVDLLGAIDTVLIPSSQNAELKALLEQTRPAVEAHLKHARELEASLGQG, from the coding sequence ATGAAGACAATCACACTGCTCCTGACTACCGCCGCATTGCTCTCGGCCTGCAGCAAGGGCGACAACGAGGCCGTTTCAACCGATAGCACGGCCAGCGTCGCGCCACTCGCAACCGAGACGCCCGCGGCGAGCGCCACCCCGGCCGCACCCGCCGTTACAGATCCTCAGATTGCGGCCATTGTTGTTGCCGCCAACGACGCCGACATCGCCGGCGGGCGGCTGGCTGCGTCGACCTCGAAAAATTCGAAGGTCAAGGAATTCGCGCAGCGCATGATTACCGATCATTCTGGCGTCAACAAAGCCGCTGTCGCGCTGGTCACGAAGCTGAACGTCAAGCCGGAGGAGAGCGAGGTCAGCCGGCAACAAACTGACAAGGGAGCGCAGGTCCGCGAGTCGCTGAAGGGCAAGACGGGCGCCGACTTTGACCGCGCCTACATCGCAAGCGAAATCACGTATCACGTCGACCTCCTTGGCGCGATCGACACGGTGCTCATTCCGAGCTCGCAGAACGCTGAGCTGAAGGCTTTGCTCGAGCAGACGCGGCCTGCCGTGGAAGCTCACTTGAAGCATGCGCGAGAGCTGGAGGCCTCCCTCGGCCAGGGCTGA
- a CDS encoding cupredoxin family copper-binding protein, translating to MPEILPQVYTGMTSLYIPHAAQVAHHLAPPCAVRSRAAWPSYGVGRTGAWMAALVLGAASCRAPLPRAHVITIRGFQYVPASLTVALGDTVLWKNADLVPHTATAMQKEFDTGGIESKALGQFVATDAGTHQYVCAFHPTMRGTLIVR from the coding sequence ATGCCTGAAATTCTGCCGCAGGTTTACACTGGTATGACCAGTCTCTACATACCTCACGCCGCCCAGGTGGCCCATCACCTGGCACCGCCCTGTGCAGTCAGGTCACGTGCCGCCTGGCCGTCATATGGGGTCGGCCGCACCGGTGCCTGGATGGCCGCGCTCGTGCTCGGTGCCGCGAGCTGCCGAGCGCCTCTTCCCCGCGCCCACGTCATCACCATTCGCGGCTTCCAGTACGTGCCTGCATCATTGACTGTGGCACTGGGCGATACGGTACTCTGGAAAAACGCTGACCTCGTTCCGCATACGGCGACGGCAATGCAGAAGGAGTTCGACACAGGCGGTATCGAGTCCAAAGCGTTGGGTCAGTTCGTGGCAACAGACGCGGGGACACATCAGTATGTTTGCGCTTTCCACCCCACGATGCGCGGCACTCTCATCGTGCGATAA
- a CDS encoding helix-turn-helix domain-containing protein gives MDTRTTIIQAAASVFAQHGFRGSTTRRIADAAAVNEVTIFRYFGSKEVLLQEAINHSVGCEISSPLPSSPVNPEAELAGWCAVVIDHLRSRRGMIRKCMSETEERPEMKSAAAATPIRATSELCAYFGALKSSGFINEDFDASAAAAMMMGALFHDAMGRDMMPDAYPEPADQAPQRYARLLLRAIGVSTSSVTTDGRHKRGKQITQPLT, from the coding sequence ATGGACACTCGCACAACAATCATCCAGGCAGCGGCATCGGTTTTCGCTCAGCATGGCTTTCGCGGCTCCACTACCCGGCGGATCGCTGATGCTGCGGCGGTCAACGAAGTCACGATTTTCAGGTACTTCGGATCCAAGGAAGTCCTGCTGCAGGAAGCAATCAATCATTCAGTTGGCTGCGAGATCTCCAGTCCTCTTCCATCGTCGCCTGTTAACCCCGAGGCCGAACTGGCGGGGTGGTGTGCGGTGGTCATCGATCATCTGCGATCGCGACGGGGAATGATCCGGAAATGCATGAGCGAGACGGAGGAGAGGCCAGAGATGAAATCGGCGGCGGCGGCCACCCCGATCCGGGCGACGAGTGAACTGTGCGCCTATTTCGGCGCGCTCAAGAGCAGCGGTTTCATCAATGAAGATTTCGATGCATCGGCAGCTGCGGCGATGATGATGGGGGCGTTGTTCCACGACGCGATGGGACGCGACATGATGCCTGATGCCTATCCGGAACCCGCGGACCAGGCTCCGCAACGCTACGCGCGCCTGCTGTTGCGAGCGATTGGAGTCAGTACCAGCTCAGTAACGACAGACGGCCGGCACAAGCGCGGGAAACAAATCACACAACCACTCACGTAA
- a CDS encoding TolC family protein, translating into MVPAVSPPAGANAVALSLDDAIRAAETQSEAVQIARAGVQRSEGQRLQARSQLFPQIFGSGGYTRTLKSQFQGISGDSPAPDTTGPQPPAPPCDAYLRDPNASVADRLAGLEQASRCGAGINPFAAFSSLPFGQANQYQLGLSVSQNLFNGGRVSAQNEAAAAGRRAAGIELTAQRAQIILDVTQAYYEASLADRLVAITDASFTQTQSVLRQVQLNKTVGNVSEFELLRAQVTSDNQRPQVIQRRSDREVAYLRLKQLLNIPLNQPVVLTTQIEDSTAASAGIQLAGVSVASYLTPDTSTANRAGVRQAAEALEVQRELLRVARSQRLPSLSLSSQYGAVAYPLSGLPGTNDFRANWTVGIAAQLPIFTGGRIRGEEMVAQANVAESRSRLQQVREFAALDARVAINALIQANAAWEASRGTAEQASRAYTIAEVRYREGISTQLELNDSRILLEQSTGNRALAARNLHMARIKLALLPNLPLQAGGFGQSDAAIQTQQQPTQPGGQQQQQQQQQQQSQSGTLASQQIPPGF; encoded by the coding sequence ATGGTCCCAGCCGTTTCGCCACCGGCCGGAGCCAATGCAGTCGCTCTTTCTCTCGACGATGCAATACGTGCCGCAGAAACGCAGAGCGAAGCTGTGCAAATAGCCCGTGCAGGCGTGCAGCGCAGCGAGGGGCAGCGGCTGCAGGCCCGGAGCCAGCTCTTCCCGCAGATCTTCGGCTCGGGCGGGTACACCCGCACTCTCAAATCGCAGTTTCAGGGAATCAGCGGTGATAGCCCCGCACCCGACACCACCGGTCCGCAGCCACCGGCACCACCGTGCGACGCATACCTTCGTGACCCAAATGCGTCTGTCGCCGATCGTCTTGCCGGGCTCGAACAGGCATCGCGCTGCGGCGCCGGCATCAATCCGTTCGCGGCTTTCAGCAGCCTTCCGTTCGGCCAGGCGAACCAGTACCAGCTTGGCCTCTCCGTCTCACAGAATCTCTTTAACGGCGGCCGCGTCTCGGCTCAGAACGAAGCGGCGGCGGCCGGCAGGCGCGCGGCCGGGATCGAGCTCACTGCACAGCGCGCGCAGATCATCCTCGACGTCACCCAGGCTTATTACGAAGCGTCGCTCGCCGATCGTCTCGTCGCGATAACGGACGCTTCATTCACGCAGACTCAGAGTGTGCTGCGTCAGGTTCAGCTCAACAAGACCGTGGGAAACGTTTCCGAGTTCGAGCTTTTGAGAGCGCAGGTGACGAGCGATAACCAGCGGCCACAGGTAATCCAGCGCCGCAGCGATCGCGAGGTCGCGTATCTGCGACTGAAACAACTGCTGAATATTCCGCTGAATCAACCGGTAGTGCTGACGACACAGATCGAGGATTCCACAGCCGCGTCGGCGGGAATACAGCTTGCCGGTGTGTCGGTCGCTTCGTACCTCACTCCCGACACCTCGACCGCAAACCGCGCCGGCGTCAGGCAGGCTGCGGAAGCGCTCGAAGTCCAGCGCGAGCTGCTTCGGGTGGCCAGGTCGCAGCGGCTGCCGTCGCTATCGCTGTCGTCGCAATATGGTGCCGTCGCATATCCCCTATCGGGCTTGCCTGGAACAAATGACTTCCGCGCAAACTGGACCGTTGGAATCGCCGCGCAGCTTCCGATCTTCACTGGCGGACGCATTCGAGGTGAAGAAATGGTGGCTCAGGCAAACGTTGCGGAATCGCGCTCGCGGCTCCAGCAGGTCCGTGAGTTCGCAGCGCTCGATGCGCGCGTAGCCATCAACGCCCTCATTCAGGCCAACGCCGCGTGGGAAGCGAGTCGCGGAACCGCCGAACAGGCCTCCCGGGCATACACAATTGCCGAGGTGCGATACCGGGAGGGCATATCGACGCAGCTGGAGTTGAATGACTCGCGAATTCTCCTCGAGCAGTCGACAGGAAACCGCGCCCTCGCAGCCCGCAATCTTCACATGGCGCGGATAAAGCTCGCGCTGCTTCCCAATCTTCCCCTGCAGGCTGGCGGTTTCGGGCAGTCGGACGCAGCGATTCAAACACAGCAGCAGCCCACGCAACCCGGCGGACAACAGCAACAGCAACAACAGCAGCAACAACAGTCGCAGTCAGGCACGCTTGCGTCCCAGCAGATACCCCCTGGATTCTAA
- a CDS encoding efflux RND transporter permease subunit, which produces MVISDFAIKRPMITIVTMVALAVFGLFALLRLQTDEFPDVQQPVVLTGIPYPGASPEGVERELLKPVEDAIKGIAGVDQVFGTASDGFAQIITIFVYEKDISQATQDIRDAISSIRADLPLEMEEPILSRFDPGDQPIVSLTLASDTYTPAQLTRMADPKITSAIRGISGVSQVRIIGQVDREMTIQLRPQALQAAGVSVSQVVEALQAQNLAAPVGRITGTLDERTIRLQGRLEGPEDFMQLVVAERNGQVIRLGQVADALDGNQEQRSLALFDGKEAIGIDISKSKGYSTTAVSAKIAKAVAEVQKTLPAGVKMNTVRDSGERVKNSVRTVEEALIVGALLTILVVFIFLNSWRSTVITGLALPVSVLASFVTVWAFGFTLNTMSLLGLSLAIGVLIDDAIVVRENIVRHIEMGKDHMTAAHDGTDEIGLAVAATTFSIIAVFVPVAFMAGVAGQWFKPFALTIASSVLVSLFVSFSLDPMLSAYWADPKRVPGQRVNIITRTLDRFNHWFDRQSERYKKVIGWALDHRLAMVGLAVGSFILAIALPVAGLVGTSFFGEDDNSEFNIGVETPPGSNLDYTRLKAEEAGRIVRAHPEVVYTYTTLGTGTGAVDNGNIYVRMTKKHERDVSAEDFGGTIRREVGRIGGATMTVYTGGFQGAEKQIQIQLRGGTPDGLNTAGAMIAAELKKVRGAVDVGLSTKGLKPEVDVELNRGLAGSIGVTVGQVAQALRPAFAGIKAGDWVDPSNEMREVNVRLAPEARMRAADLVQLPIVIQGENGPATLPLGQIATVTDGFGPAQISHLDGELVVTVQANTSGRSLGEVMTDINGEIAKMALPPGVTITQGGEADAQAEVFGSIFAALGVAVMLMYFILVVQFGSFLEPLAILLSLPLSLIGVMLALMITGDTINLMSLIGVILLMGIVAKNAILLIDFAKWAREKDGLPRREALIQAGAIRLRPIMMTTLALIAGMSPVALGIGEGAGWRAPLGRAVIGGVITSTVLTLVVIPTFYEIMDEWREWVMKKFGLTPKGTGEHRVVGGASGIPEGAVGSVQG; this is translated from the coding sequence ATGGTAATTTCAGATTTCGCGATCAAGCGCCCGATGATCACCATTGTGACGATGGTGGCACTAGCGGTATTTGGTCTTTTCGCGCTGTTGCGGCTCCAGACTGACGAATTTCCCGACGTTCAGCAGCCGGTAGTGTTGACAGGCATTCCGTATCCCGGCGCGTCGCCGGAAGGCGTCGAACGCGAGCTGCTGAAGCCCGTCGAGGATGCCATCAAGGGAATAGCTGGAGTCGATCAGGTTTTCGGCACCGCCTCTGATGGCTTCGCCCAGATCATCACGATCTTCGTGTATGAAAAGGATATCTCGCAGGCAACGCAGGATATCCGCGATGCAATCTCATCCATCCGGGCAGACCTGCCGCTCGAAATGGAGGAGCCGATTCTGAGCCGGTTCGATCCAGGCGATCAACCGATCGTGTCGTTGACCCTGGCATCGGATACCTACACGCCGGCGCAGCTCACGCGAATGGCCGATCCAAAGATCACCAGTGCAATCCGAGGAATTTCGGGCGTGTCGCAGGTCCGGATAATCGGTCAGGTGGATCGCGAGATGACGATTCAGCTTCGGCCACAGGCGCTGCAGGCCGCGGGAGTCAGTGTGTCGCAGGTGGTGGAGGCGCTTCAGGCGCAAAACCTCGCCGCTCCCGTCGGCCGGATCACCGGTACCCTGGATGAGCGAACGATCAGGCTGCAGGGCAGGCTCGAGGGCCCCGAGGATTTCATGCAGCTCGTTGTCGCCGAGCGGAATGGTCAGGTCATCAGGCTGGGCCAGGTTGCAGATGCGCTGGATGGAAATCAGGAGCAACGCTCACTCGCGCTGTTCGACGGCAAGGAAGCCATCGGTATCGACATCAGCAAATCGAAGGGCTACAGCACCACCGCCGTCAGTGCAAAAATCGCGAAAGCGGTGGCGGAGGTTCAGAAAACGCTGCCTGCCGGAGTGAAGATGAACACGGTTCGCGACTCGGGAGAGCGGGTTAAGAACTCGGTGCGAACTGTCGAGGAAGCGCTGATCGTGGGCGCACTTCTCACCATTCTGGTGGTCTTCATCTTTCTCAATTCATGGAGGTCTACCGTCATCACGGGACTGGCGCTGCCGGTATCGGTGCTGGCTTCGTTCGTGACAGTCTGGGCTTTTGGTTTCACGCTCAACACGATGTCGCTTCTCGGTCTCTCGCTCGCGATCGGCGTTCTCATCGACGATGCGATCGTCGTGCGCGAGAACATCGTCAGGCACATCGAGATGGGGAAGGACCACATGACCGCCGCGCATGACGGGACCGACGAGATCGGACTGGCAGTGGCGGCAACAACGTTCTCGATCATCGCCGTGTTTGTGCCGGTGGCGTTTATGGCCGGAGTCGCGGGCCAGTGGTTCAAGCCGTTCGCTTTGACCATCGCCAGCTCAGTGCTCGTATCGCTGTTCGTTTCGTTTTCACTCGATCCGATGCTTTCCGCCTACTGGGCCGATCCCAAGCGGGTACCGGGCCAGCGCGTGAACATCATTACCCGCACGCTCGACCGGTTCAACCATTGGTTCGACCGGCAGTCGGAGCGCTATAAGAAAGTCATCGGCTGGGCACTGGACCACCGTCTTGCGATGGTGGGGCTAGCGGTTGGCTCTTTCATTCTTGCGATTGCTCTTCCGGTCGCAGGCCTCGTCGGCACGAGCTTTTTCGGCGAAGACGACAACTCTGAATTCAACATCGGCGTTGAAACTCCTCCGGGCTCCAATCTCGATTACACGAGGCTCAAGGCGGAGGAGGCTGGACGCATAGTGCGCGCGCACCCCGAGGTCGTGTACACCTACACCACGCTCGGCACGGGAACCGGTGCGGTCGACAACGGCAATATTTACGTTCGGATGACGAAGAAGCACGAGCGGGATGTTAGCGCCGAGGATTTCGGTGGGACGATTCGAAGGGAAGTCGGGCGGATCGGTGGTGCGACGATGACCGTTTACACCGGCGGATTCCAGGGGGCCGAGAAGCAGATTCAGATTCAGCTTCGGGGCGGGACGCCCGATGGGCTGAACACAGCGGGTGCGATGATTGCGGCCGAGCTGAAGAAAGTGAGAGGCGCCGTGGATGTCGGACTGTCGACCAAGGGGTTGAAGCCAGAGGTCGATGTCGAGTTGAATCGCGGTCTCGCCGGCTCGATTGGCGTGACCGTGGGTCAGGTGGCGCAGGCGCTGCGTCCAGCGTTTGCGGGTATCAAGGCAGGTGACTGGGTCGATCCGTCGAACGAGATGCGGGAGGTGAACGTCCGCCTCGCGCCGGAGGCTCGCATGCGCGCAGCCGATCTCGTGCAGCTTCCGATCGTGATTCAGGGTGAGAATGGACCGGCAACGCTGCCGCTTGGACAAATCGCTACGGTCACCGACGGATTCGGTCCTGCACAGATATCGCATCTCGATGGAGAGCTGGTAGTAACGGTTCAGGCGAATACATCGGGCCGGTCGCTGGGCGAAGTGATGACGGACATCAATGGCGAGATCGCGAAGATGGCTCTGCCGCCCGGCGTCACGATCACGCAGGGTGGTGAAGCCGATGCGCAGGCGGAAGTGTTTGGCAGTATTTTCGCGGCGCTCGGCGTTGCGGTAATGCTCATGTACTTCATTCTCGTCGTGCAATTCGGCTCGTTCCTCGAGCCGCTGGCGATTCTGTTGTCGCTGCCGCTGTCACTCATTGGCGTAATGCTCGCGCTCATGATCACCGGCGACACCATCAATCTGATGAGTCTGATCGGCGTGATTCTGTTAATGGGGATCGTGGCGAAAAACGCAATTCTATTGATAGACTTCGCAAAGTGGGCGCGAGAGAAGGACGGGTTACCGCGGCGTGAGGCGCTGATTCAGGCGGGTGCAATTCGCCTCCGACCAATCATGATGACTACGCTGGCGCTGATTGCCGGCATGAGCCCGGTTGCACTGGGAATCGGCGAAGGCGCGGGGTGGCGCGCGCCGCTTGGCCGCGCTGTGATCGGCGGCGTGATCACTTCGACAGTGCTGACGCTGGTGGTGATCCCGACGTTCTATGAGATCATGGATGAGTGGCGCGAGTGGGTGATGAAGAAATTTGGGTTGACGCCCAAGGGTACGGGGGAACATCGGGTGGTGGGCGGCGCGAGCGGGATTCCTGAGGGGGCAGTGGGGTCGGTGCAGGGGTGA